The nucleotide window TGAGAAGTTGAAGAAGGTTTGGTGGCATCATCAGGCACAACAAGGTTTGTTGCTGTTGCTGTTGCTGGCTTGTGAAGGGACAAAGCATCACACAAGGCTTTCTTGGCCATTTGGATATCTGTTTGCAGCCTTCTCTCCCATTGACCCTTTGGATGtgaattagaagaagaagaagaagaatgtccCTCTTGGTCAACACCCTCATCACTCCCACTTTGTTTCAGCTTCTTCTTCAAATGGGTGTTCCAATAGTTTTTTATGTCGTTGTCTGTCCTTTGTGGAAGATATGAAGCTATTGCAGCCCATCTGCAaccattatatattaataaatttagtatATAATGAGCTCATAttccataaaaaaagaaaaataattagcaGATTCATTGATTAAAACAGCAGATcctgattcttttttacttgttcCTTTTTGTTAATTTCTTGATTTCATGATTACATATATACTCCTTGTTGGGATTTGGAAACCTCGTAATTCTCGCTtgattaaagagagaaaacattaattgATGAAAGGAAACAAGTAGTAGGAAGATGAGGGTTTCTAGGTTGTACCTGTTCCCCAAAAGGGCTTGGAGGTGGATTATCATCTTCTCTTCATGTTCCGTGAAATTACCTCGTTTGATACCTGGTCGAAGATAGTTAGTCCATCTAAGCCTGCAGCTCTTGCTGCATCTCAtcaaaccttaaaaaaaatgaaagttaatATATAGTGTACGAAATCAATTATATACCTTCCCAAGAAACAAATATGTGTGTAAAGCTATAAGcacagaaatgaaaagaaaataaatagataacAATTGAAACTGAAAACTATACCTGTGTTGGTTGGAACTGCTCTCCAATTCCCTGGTCCCTGTTCTTGAATGTAAGACACCAAGATGATGTCTTCTTCTGGAGTCCAAGGTCCTTTCTTAATCCCAATTTTGTCACAGCAAGGTGGTCTCCCCATGTTATATATACGTATATATAtgtcaaaagaaattaaataattgatcTATACCTAGCTAGCCTTGATCTTTCTTTGGATTCTTCTGAGTGTTGCTCATGAAAGCCAAAGATTGATCTGAGACAAATTAGGTCTATcaagtgtgtgtatatatatatatgctttatAGATTTTACATATATAGACGTACGTACTCTTGCTCAATTACTTAATTCCTCCTTAGGAATGAATGAATATTGCAGAGACAAGCGTACAATACACAAACTGGGAATGCCTTGTCAGGTACGTATATATAGAGAGGGACAAGAAAAGCCAGCTATGTCAGTGGCTGCGAATTTTCTTAAGAACAAACTTGAGGTAAGGTAACCACCTCAAATTAATGcttaaaatgtattataaaagaaatattttaaaatttattatttctccCTAACcaacgtgtatatatatatatatatatattgtatgcaGTTGAAACTTTAAAAGTTAAATAGGTTAATATATGGCAAATATTGGTTTTGTTCTCTAGGTaaaaatttatctcttcttccttctctctcttctcGGCAAACATTACAAACTAGTACAACTAATAACAAGTCCATGGTGCATTAAATGGCAACAGTAGCGGAAGCATTCCGATAGCATTGGGAAAACTTTCCATTTGTCACAAGGAAAGACATCTATAATCTATTTATTACTGTATTATCAATCGGATGTTGCTGTTATACCCACCAAAAATGGATTGAACTTGTAAATGCAGATAAAATTTACAGTAATTTTtactatctttttaatttttttagttattttttaattttaacatatttcaTATCATCTTAATTAATATAACATGGTATCATATGTAAATATATTAAGTtgtatgttattttaaaatataagatgaGTTGGATAGTCAAGGAACagaaaaaatgagaaagatTGTGAATCTAATATCCTCTATTaacttttctaataaattaatatttttttataaaaaaattta belongs to Glycine soja cultivar W05 chromosome 5, ASM419377v2, whole genome shotgun sequence and includes:
- the LOC114411860 gene encoding myb-related protein 306-like, whose translation is MGRPPCCDKIGIKKGPWTPEEDIILVSYIQEQGPGNWRAVPTNTGLMRCSKSCRLRWTNYLRPGIKRGNFTEHEEKMIIHLQALLGNRWAAIASYLPQRTDNDIKNYWNTHLKKKLKQSGSDEGVDQEGHSSSSSSNSHPKGQWERRLQTDIQMAKKALCDALSLHKPATATATNLVVPDDATKPSSTSHQPYKHASSSYASSYENISRLMENWMKSPNSNSTNNSPGYYSSSFSNMVNNNTTTGSSSSEGAHSNTTTTTQDQGFDSLLTLNSSKHHGSSSQTQVPLTLLENWLFDDGAAQCHEDLMNMSLEESTAGLF